A window from Chryseobacterium vaccae encodes these proteins:
- a CDS encoding endonuclease: MKKIILFTVIAGFANAQAPAGYYNSASGLSGASLKTALSTIITNGHQDKGYNGLWTGYKTTDVDKNYENDGSIMDIYSEKPAGTDPYKYTPGTNQCGTYGTEGDCYNREHIVPQSLFNQSAPMVSDIHFIRATDGKVNGMRSNYPFGKVGTATFTSKNGSKLGSSASSGYSGTVFEPIDEFKGDVARMIFYFVTRYQSKLSSFSSGNMLGNTTFPGLQTWELNVLLAWHNQDPVSPAEVNRNNASYKYQGNRNPFIDNPNYVNLIWGSSNPGTPNPNPNPNPNPGTDCINETFESIPAANASYTTRTWTNGGISWTATDARTDQTISNKAITVRNGSLTSGSSANGIGSLTVTTQLKFSGSNGNLDVKVNGTTVGTVPYSTTATTTTISNINISGNVTVSLVNNSSGNRIAIDDLKWTCYSGTSKQSRTSSSDVPIQELQVYPNPISGQEIFVKGNVQNIKKAEIYNLQGRPLQTIDQPFKNGNSIRIKNLGQGVYLLKLDQSTLKFLVK, from the coding sequence ATGAAAAAAATCATCTTATTCACTGTAATAGCGGGGTTTGCCAATGCCCAGGCTCCTGCAGGGTATTACAATTCAGCCAGCGGATTGAGTGGAGCATCGCTGAAAACGGCATTAAGCACCATCATTACCAACGGGCATCAGGACAAAGGTTATAACGGTTTGTGGACCGGCTACAAAACCACTGATGTTGATAAAAATTATGAAAATGACGGCTCTATCATGGATATTTATTCAGAGAAGCCAGCCGGAACCGATCCTTACAAGTATACTCCGGGAACTAACCAATGCGGAACTTACGGAACGGAAGGCGACTGCTACAACCGTGAACATATTGTTCCTCAAAGCTTATTCAATCAATCGGCGCCAATGGTTTCAGATATTCATTTCATTCGTGCCACTGACGGAAAAGTGAACGGAATGAGAAGCAATTATCCTTTCGGGAAAGTAGGAACGGCAACATTTACTTCGAAAAACGGTTCTAAACTCGGCAGTTCTGCTTCTTCAGGCTATTCGGGTACTGTATTTGAACCGATTGATGAGTTTAAAGGGGATGTAGCCCGTATGATTTTCTATTTTGTAACCCGCTACCAAAGCAAGCTTTCTTCATTTTCTTCAGGGAATATGCTTGGAAACACCACATTTCCGGGGCTTCAGACCTGGGAGCTGAATGTTCTTCTCGCATGGCATAATCAGGATCCCGTTTCTCCGGCAGAAGTTAACCGAAATAATGCATCCTATAAATATCAGGGAAACAGAAATCCGTTTATTGACAATCCGAATTATGTGAACCTGATCTGGGGATCTTCCAATCCGGGAACACCTAATCCTAATCCTAATCCTAATCCTAATCCGGGAACAGACTGTATCAACGAAACATTTGAATCAATCCCGGCAGCCAATGCCTCTTACACAACAAGAACATGGACAAACGGAGGTATTTCCTGGACCGCCACAGATGCCAGAACGGATCAAACGATTAGCAATAAAGCTATTACGGTGAGAAATGGTTCTTTAACTTCAGGCAGCTCAGCCAATGGAATCGGATCATTAACGGTAACTACCCAATTGAAATTTTCAGGAAGCAACGGAAACTTAGACGTAAAAGTAAACGGAACCACTGTTGGAACAGTTCCTTACAGCACAACCGCAACTACAACAACAATCAGTAATATTAATATTTCCGGAAATGTAACGGTGAGCCTGGTTAATAATTCTTCAGGCAACAGAATTGCTATTGATGATCTGAAATGGACCTGCTATTCAGGAACTTCCAAACAAAGCAGAACGTCTTCTTCTGATGTCCCTATTCAGGAGCTTCAGGTTTACCCTAATCCAATTTCAGGACAGGAAATCTTTGTGAAAGGAAATGTTCAGAATATCAAAAAAGCAGAAATCTATAATCTTCAGGGAAGACCTCTTCAGACTATTGACCAGCCTTTTAAAAACGGGAATTCTATTAGAATCAAAAACCTCGGACAAGGGGTTTATTTATTGAAACTGGATCAATCAACATTGAAATTTTTAGTAAAATAA
- a CDS encoding DUF5522 domain-containing protein yields the protein MAHYDIKEGEDFYYNEQGYKVFTEKFHLKRGYCCKSGCRHCPYGYDKKTDTFIKNDKKNK from the coding sequence ATGGCCCATTATGACATCAAAGAAGGTGAAGACTTTTACTATAATGAACAGGGGTACAAGGTTTTTACAGAGAAATTCCATCTGAAAAGAGGATATTGCTGTAAAAGCGGCTGCAGACACTGTCCTTACGGGTACGATAAAAAGACTGATACATTCATAAAAAACGATAAAAAAAATAAATAA
- a CDS encoding DUF2931 family protein yields the protein MEKYQWLPTESSPLLYPMNIYQGHLFLEDGNNVYIPCSGVSHTGWGYSGSLHTQGEDLKAVPVRLEVTWASFLENKFYKGNWDLPVDKIKKLFKEGTVNWRTNEKESYSSVVVGLAPGGVAVVWLYGNDQQVEIGRFQAKETTVAMKDYVPGNPTISQEEYFNVSSSVPEAYENMKAKGIPFGIWDTYRKKYNWKTKTEIPGHVLKNVTMEMYNGEEETLFNQSVIENPIKERAVPRLISYQFEAKDGTQTVFEVKYFDEDEIFSLFKNADENQPIEIILKMNEDLNDRKLVFRQNGKDIQIRKIDMENMWKTKKYEPK from the coding sequence ATGGAAAAATATCAATGGCTTCCTACGGAAAGCTCACCTTTACTATACCCGATGAACATTTATCAGGGCCATCTTTTTCTTGAAGACGGAAACAACGTATACATTCCCTGTTCCGGAGTGTCACATACAGGTTGGGGCTACAGTGGATCTCTTCATACCCAGGGAGAAGACCTTAAAGCAGTTCCGGTGAGACTGGAAGTAACCTGGGCATCATTTCTGGAAAATAAATTTTATAAAGGAAACTGGGACCTTCCCGTAGACAAGATTAAAAAACTCTTTAAAGAAGGTACAGTCAACTGGAGAACCAATGAGAAAGAAAGTTATTCATCCGTTGTGGTTGGGCTGGCTCCGGGAGGCGTGGCTGTTGTATGGCTGTACGGAAACGATCAGCAGGTAGAAATAGGCAGATTCCAGGCGAAAGAAACTACTGTTGCCATGAAAGATTACGTTCCGGGAAATCCTACCATTTCACAGGAGGAATATTTTAATGTGAGCAGTTCTGTACCCGAAGCGTATGAAAATATGAAAGCCAAAGGCATCCCTTTCGGAATCTGGGATACGTACAGGAAAAAATACAACTGGAAAACAAAAACAGAGATTCCGGGACATGTTCTGAAAAATGTGACCATGGAAATGTATAACGGGGAAGAAGAAACATTGTTCAATCAGTCCGTTATTGAAAATCCTATTAAAGAAAGAGCCGTTCCCCGCCTTATTTCTTACCAGTTTGAAGCTAAAGACGGGACGCAAACTGTTTTTGAAGTCAAATATTTTGATGAAGATGAAATTTTCTCTCTGTTTAAAAATGCAGATGAAAATCAGCCCATTGAAATTATCCTTAAAATGAATGAAGATTTGAATGACAGAAAGCTGGTGTTCAGGCAGAATGGTAAAGATATCCAGATCAGGAAGATTGATATGGAGAATATGTGGAAGACTAAAAAATATGAACCAAAATAA
- a CDS encoding DUF4280 domain-containing protein — MAEQHIVVQGAMCKCQFGQAPDKLKVLTHQKEYANDKDGSKKLIVTTKEIGGATFEKNTFGNCTKNGGPPPPCKIMVTEWQDFYDKVQLSNGGHIILEKSKAICAVAGTPCIEIIDHGQRAEASQQNFKNADKDVQQQINPLVSSDEMYKEEPTHEGVEAGESPKL, encoded by the coding sequence ATGGCAGAACAACATATTGTAGTACAGGGCGCTATGTGCAAATGCCAGTTCGGGCAGGCTCCCGATAAGCTCAAAGTACTTACCCATCAGAAAGAATACGCCAATGATAAAGACGGGTCCAAAAAGCTTATTGTAACCACCAAAGAGATTGGAGGAGCTACTTTCGAAAAAAATACCTTCGGAAACTGTACCAAAAACGGAGGTCCGCCGCCACCATGTAAGATCATGGTCACCGAATGGCAGGATTTCTACGATAAAGTACAACTCAGCAATGGAGGACACATTATTTTAGAAAAAAGTAAAGCCATTTGTGCGGTTGCCGGAACACCCTGTATCGAAATCATTGATCATGGCCAAAGGGCAGAAGCCAGCCAGCAGAACTTTAAAAATGCAGATAAAGACGTACAGCAACAGATCAATCCGCTTGTAAGTTCCGATGAAATGTATAAAGAAGAACCTACCCACGAAGGAGTGGAAGCAGGAGAGTCCCCAAAATTATAA
- a CDS encoding LysM peptidoglycan-binding domain-containing protein, which yields MQKFNRHTIQKNETLQSIASLYGMDADALKLFHNNQCEVKDMILIGLTSQKELFLPRTAVADKNSLVKFGPGNTLLFQPEHSFQRYAAAITIDNGSRRSELKYETSVRWLKTENKLHFFEIDRTSALYLNEEEVNEIADLLAYKTSKVLYPLQISTDRQGKFNAVENLSVFKERWPAVKEEVYQLFEGETVDQYCQKIEYIVDEPDAIGLYLKNDYFLRTLFFGIYQRFGEEYETEITETFPVVDNVMEPVFGIKLETDPLKDEYDLIQIKGGGILNDERSVNDFIAGTPFSLIIDDEGEMNHDGSITLHYFLNGKTTLAESIYLECDIKLEQEKKIAVEIAAITE from the coding sequence ATGCAGAAGTTTAACAGACATACCATTCAGAAAAATGAAACCTTACAGAGTATCGCGTCGCTTTACGGCATGGATGCAGATGCTTTGAAGCTGTTTCACAACAATCAGTGTGAGGTAAAAGATATGATCCTGATCGGGCTTACCAGTCAGAAAGAACTTTTCCTTCCCAGAACAGCCGTTGCTGATAAAAACAGCCTTGTGAAGTTTGGTCCGGGAAATACACTCTTATTTCAGCCTGAGCATTCATTCCAGAGATATGCAGCTGCCATTACCATTGATAACGGCAGCCGTAGAAGTGAATTAAAATATGAAACTTCTGTACGATGGCTGAAAACTGAGAACAAGCTGCATTTTTTTGAAATTGACAGAACTTCCGCTCTGTATCTGAATGAAGAAGAAGTGAATGAAATTGCAGACCTGCTGGCTTATAAAACATCCAAAGTGCTTTATCCGCTGCAAATCAGTACAGACAGACAGGGAAAATTCAATGCAGTGGAAAACCTCTCCGTATTCAAAGAAAGATGGCCCGCCGTGAAAGAAGAGGTATACCAATTATTTGAAGGAGAAACAGTAGACCAGTATTGTCAAAAGATAGAATATATTGTTGATGAACCTGATGCCATCGGCTTGTATCTGAAAAATGATTATTTCCTGAGAACTTTATTCTTCGGGATCTATCAGCGCTTCGGAGAAGAATATGAAACAGAAATAACAGAAACGTTTCCGGTAGTTGATAATGTGATGGAACCTGTTTTCGGAATAAAGCTTGAAACAGATCCTCTGAAAGACGAATATGATCTCATCCAGATAAAAGGAGGAGGGATTTTGAATGATGAACGGTCTGTCAATGATTTTATAGCCGGAACACCATTTTCATTAATCATTGATGACGAGGGAGAAATGAATCATGACGGAAGTATCACACTCCATTATTTCCTGAACGGAAAGACAACACTGGCAGAATCCATTTACCTGGAATGTGATATAAAACTTGAACAGGAAAAGAAAATAGCCGTAGAAATAGCCGCCATAACAGAATAA
- a CDS encoding DUF4136 domain-containing protein → MKKYIFILLASASLALTSCSPFQVRSDYAETANFTTYKTYKIRIDDLKLNDIDKDRVLNELSRQLQSKGLQSGENPDLIVNVKANHKKVTDITNNTPYGMYGWGGPFGWGVGMSRTWTSNYNEGAIIVDLIDSRSNKLVWQGIGSGISVDSPKAKQRQIPEIMAEIMKNYPPQKK, encoded by the coding sequence ATGAAAAAATATATTTTTATTTTGTTAGCATCGGCTTCATTAGCCCTTACATCGTGTAGTCCTTTCCAGGTACGTTCAGATTATGCTGAGACTGCAAATTTTACTACGTATAAAACGTATAAAATAAGAATTGACGACCTGAAATTAAATGACATTGATAAAGACAGGGTTCTGAATGAACTGTCGAGACAACTTCAGAGCAAAGGTCTTCAATCCGGAGAAAATCCTGATCTGATTGTTAATGTAAAAGCCAACCACAAAAAAGTCACTGATATTACCAATAATACTCCTTACGGGATGTATGGATGGGGCGGACCTTTCGGATGGGGTGTTGGCATGAGCAGAACATGGACCAGCAACTATAACGAAGGGGCAATCATTGTAGATCTTATTGATTCAAGAAGTAACAAACTGGTATGGCAGGGAATCGGAAGCGGAATTTCTGTAGATTCTCCAAAAGCTAAACAGAGACAAATCCCGGAAATTATGGCTGAGATTATGAAGAATTATCCGCCACAGAAAAAATAA
- a CDS encoding OmpA family protein: MAKGIKKIKFVPMPNEANNSNSRFGPDKWVCVPADKKAHFYIKEWHKDTTEDQKKGKLYWMVLDKDRKNIVERLHCMTDKYFSYKIPKRLCGYTYYVEASMTGKPDVAFTGLMIAGFCNPLITSSKWSKTRGGTNIRNTDSKNFGVSYGEIVHFHADTEGINGEVVTVEVHNEMWSGDYKMRTIYNVEVKDGQINLEIPNTSQWKAYIKYIQENEEFYVKIKRKNGTYLKDKAGNDRHGKYLNIKNAVKAVVKTPPSNQTPLIIGQPNTDISRVGTCKFKQIKINETDEFIVFEDGKSKIKAVGTTPLEQKHFVFFDFNKSAVRADAQKTLNSLVALLKSNPHSQIIIDGHADERGPGDYNLKLSQDRSEAVMNFMKSNGLGSSKFKCHGHGESQLIHKGTKLTEAQHQQNRRAMIRFNYYENNYAPIIFETIAPFAGKTKNLTVSAVNKERKGCRSTHKDEIIIQEAGLPKKTEAKNTVVYPVNADIGSDFIPNYLKYFGKYINYFSSMHKSYYFYINSCTYFPQKDKPTLQVKTYPDIVWLAHGKYDFEEDYFFHNHSVDLQKGFVTEFESFIERVYLGTSVTLVDYMAKQVLLDYIKSEAQKLEAGLHAIHNRTQEKKGTALSLTGTTVNFITQTKYTKYATSIAMFGFVCLQIVIEILILILTRGRSGISKLKKIKKLAKGVQKAMKAIESLPDSIELVGPSMAYKSGLYYYKQADGRVAMIFEAGIKIDPLIGVKYELVGKDLLDYVTDKTLKDKLPETKHKDFEEIRDKVKGTYEDKTTNISFSVSIIGAISIEQNIKYNFLTKTYSFSKQAGNYYDEAKGIVAFGQYVRGKAEVKSIFYKELFSFTPLKTQVKLEAKLEIDCSFGIVQQYGKDEGGFFVDNSLYFSGLKGKYKFKSEVKNQQLGIDWETSTDTDKDKEDKSFTIFKEKTITLYKIYLLKT; the protein is encoded by the coding sequence ATGGCGAAAGGAATAAAAAAAATAAAATTTGTACCGATGCCCAATGAGGCGAATAATTCGAACTCCCGGTTCGGACCGGATAAATGGGTATGTGTTCCTGCGGATAAAAAGGCACATTTCTATATCAAAGAATGGCATAAAGACACTACAGAAGACCAGAAGAAAGGAAAACTCTACTGGATGGTGCTGGATAAGGACCGGAAAAATATTGTGGAACGTCTTCACTGCATGACTGATAAATATTTTTCATACAAAATTCCCAAGCGTCTCTGCGGATATACTTATTATGTGGAAGCCAGTATGACAGGGAAACCGGATGTGGCTTTTACAGGATTGATGATTGCCGGATTCTGCAATCCGCTTATTACCTCCAGCAAATGGAGTAAAACCAGAGGAGGAACGAATATCAGGAATACCGACAGCAAGAATTTTGGAGTGTCCTACGGAGAGATTGTTCATTTTCATGCTGATACAGAGGGGATTAATGGGGAAGTAGTAACCGTAGAGGTTCACAATGAAATGTGGAGCGGCGATTATAAAATGCGTACCATATACAATGTGGAAGTAAAGGACGGACAGATCAATCTTGAAATTCCCAATACATCACAATGGAAAGCATACATCAAATATATTCAGGAAAATGAGGAGTTTTATGTGAAAATTAAAAGAAAGAACGGAACCTACCTCAAAGATAAAGCAGGAAACGACAGGCACGGAAAATACCTGAACATTAAAAATGCGGTAAAAGCGGTTGTTAAAACACCACCGTCCAATCAGACCCCTTTAATCATCGGGCAGCCAAATACAGATATTTCAAGGGTAGGAACCTGTAAATTCAAACAAATAAAAATCAATGAGACCGATGAGTTTATCGTGTTTGAAGATGGAAAATCCAAGATCAAAGCAGTAGGAACAACACCCTTGGAACAGAAACATTTTGTGTTTTTCGATTTTAACAAGAGCGCTGTAAGAGCAGATGCACAGAAAACGCTAAACTCTCTGGTTGCCCTTTTGAAGTCCAACCCGCATTCCCAGATCATTATTGACGGTCATGCGGATGAAAGAGGTCCCGGGGATTACAACCTGAAACTGTCGCAGGACAGATCAGAAGCCGTCATGAATTTCATGAAAAGCAACGGGCTGGGATCTTCCAAATTTAAATGCCACGGACATGGGGAAAGCCAGTTAATTCATAAAGGAACAAAACTTACCGAAGCACAGCATCAGCAAAACAGAAGAGCAATGATCCGTTTCAATTATTATGAAAATAATTATGCCCCTATTATTTTCGAAACCATAGCTCCGTTTGCAGGTAAAACAAAAAATCTTACCGTAAGTGCGGTAAATAAAGAAAGAAAAGGCTGCAGAAGTACCCATAAAGACGAAATCATTATTCAGGAGGCCGGACTTCCTAAAAAAACTGAAGCTAAAAATACAGTCGTTTATCCGGTAAACGCTGATATAGGAAGTGATTTTATCCCAAACTATCTTAAGTATTTTGGAAAATACATCAATTATTTTTCCTCAATGCATAAAAGCTATTATTTCTATATCAACAGCTGTACTTATTTTCCTCAGAAAGACAAACCTACCCTTCAGGTAAAAACCTACCCGGATATTGTCTGGCTGGCCCACGGAAAATACGATTTCGAGGAAGACTATTTCTTCCACAACCACAGCGTAGACCTGCAGAAAGGATTTGTAACAGAGTTTGAATCCTTCATCGAAAGGGTTTATTTAGGAACCTCCGTAACGCTTGTGGATTATATGGCAAAACAGGTTCTTCTGGACTATATAAAATCCGAAGCCCAAAAGCTGGAAGCGGGATTACACGCTATTCACAACCGTACCCAGGAAAAAAAAGGAACAGCACTCAGCCTGACAGGAACCACCGTGAATTTTATAACCCAGACCAAATACACCAAATATGCCACCAGTATAGCCATGTTCGGTTTCGTATGTCTGCAGATCGTTATCGAAATTCTCATCCTGATTCTTACCAGAGGAAGAAGTGGTATCAGTAAGCTGAAGAAAATTAAAAAACTGGCGAAAGGCGTACAGAAAGCAATGAAAGCCATAGAAAGCCTGCCCGACTCCATTGAACTGGTAGGCCCATCCATGGCATACAAAAGCGGACTGTATTATTACAAACAGGCTGACGGAAGAGTAGCCATGATCTTTGAAGCAGGAATCAAAATAGATCCTCTGATCGGAGTAAAATATGAACTTGTAGGTAAAGACCTTCTGGATTATGTAACGGATAAAACCTTAAAAGATAAGCTCCCTGAAACAAAACATAAAGACTTTGAAGAAATCAGAGACAAAGTTAAAGGAACCTATGAAGATAAAACAACCAATATTTCATTCTCAGTAAGCATCATTGGAGCGATAAGTATTGAACAAAATATAAAATACAACTTCCTTACGAAAACCTATTCCTTCTCCAAACAGGCAGGCAACTACTACGATGAGGCGAAGGGAATCGTTGCTTTTGGCCAGTATGTAAGAGGAAAAGCAGAAGTGAAAAGTATTTTCTATAAAGAATTGTTTAGCTTTACCCCTTTAAAAACACAGGTAAAACTGGAGGCGAAATTAGAGATAGACTGTTCCTTTGGAATTGTACAGCAGTACGGGAAAGATGAAGGAGGTTTCTTTGTAGACAACAGCCTGTATTTTTCCGGACTGAAAGGAAAATATAAGTTTAAATCTGAGGTGAAAAACCAACAGCTGGGTATTGATTGGGAAACCTCTACAGATACGGATAAAGACAAAGAAGATAAATCATTCACTATTTTTAAAGAAAAGACCATCACCTTATACAAGATATACCTGCTTAAAACTTAA
- a CDS encoding LemA family protein, giving the protein MNQTTAIAFSILLVIAVISFFINIYNKLVLLRFNIEKAYSNIDVVLKQRADEIPNLVNVAKSYMNYEKEILTHLTELRSSYRNATDSDQKTGLANETSRALQSFFAVSENYPELKSNNNFLELQKRITELENKIADRREFFNDSVNLYNIGIHEFPNVIFAKLFGYKNKTLLEIPDSEKHYENVQF; this is encoded by the coding sequence ATGAATCAGACTACCGCAATAGCATTTTCAATACTCCTGGTGATCGCCGTGATCAGCTTTTTTATCAATATTTATAATAAGCTGGTTCTGCTCAGATTTAATATCGAAAAAGCTTACAGTAATATAGATGTCGTTCTGAAACAGAGAGCAGATGAAATCCCCAATCTGGTCAATGTAGCCAAAAGCTATATGAATTATGAAAAAGAAATTCTTACCCACCTGACAGAGCTCCGATCTTCTTACAGAAATGCTACAGATTCCGATCAGAAGACAGGATTGGCCAATGAAACTTCAAGAGCTCTTCAATCTTTCTTCGCGGTATCTGAAAACTATCCGGAATTGAAGTCCAACAATAATTTTCTGGAGCTGCAGAAAAGAATCACCGAACTTGAAAATAAAATTGCAGACCGCAGAGAATTCTTTAACGACAGCGTTAACCTATACAATATCGGGATTCATGAATTTCCCAATGTGATCTTTGCTAAACTGTTCGGATACAAAAATAAAACCCTGCTGGAAATCCCTGATTCAGAAAAACACTATGAAAATGTTCAGTTTTAA
- the queG gene encoding tRNA epoxyqueuosine(34) reductase QueG → MNTGAEKYSQLIKSKAERFGFQNCGISKADFLEEDAPNLEKWLKNNFHGEMKYMENHFDKRLDPRLLVEGSKSVISLSYNYFPEEKISALENYKISKYAYAEDYHEVVKEILREMVAELQEEIGEFGFRVFVDSAPVLERSWARKSGIGWVGKNANLITKQNGSFYFLAEIICDLELVPDHAVTDHCGTCRKCIDACPTDAIVSEKIIDGSRCISYATIELKNEIPDHFKNKMEDWMFGCDICQDVCPWNRFSAPHQQNRFAPNEALKNFKKEEWKEITQEIFSGIFRKSPVKRTKFAGLKRNIEFLEKYSDKN, encoded by the coding sequence CTGAACACCGGTGCCGAAAAATACTCACAGCTGATTAAATCTAAAGCAGAACGTTTTGGATTTCAGAACTGCGGTATTTCAAAAGCTGATTTCCTGGAAGAAGATGCACCCAATCTTGAAAAATGGCTCAAAAATAATTTTCATGGCGAGATGAAGTACATGGAGAATCATTTTGACAAAAGATTAGATCCAAGGCTGCTGGTGGAGGGCTCCAAATCCGTCATCTCACTTTCCTATAACTATTTCCCTGAAGAAAAAATCTCTGCACTGGAGAACTATAAGATCTCCAAATATGCTTATGCAGAAGATTATCATGAAGTGGTTAAAGAAATTCTTCGTGAAATGGTGGCAGAACTTCAGGAAGAAATAGGCGAGTTCGGATTCAGGGTTTTTGTGGATTCAGCACCTGTGTTGGAAAGAAGCTGGGCCAGAAAATCAGGAATAGGCTGGGTTGGTAAAAATGCAAACCTCATCACCAAACAGAACGGCTCTTTTTACTTTCTGGCAGAAATTATCTGTGATCTTGAACTTGTTCCGGATCATGCCGTGACGGATCACTGCGGAACATGCAGGAAATGTATTGATGCCTGCCCTACAGATGCCATTGTATCTGAAAAGATCATCGACGGAAGCCGCTGTATTTCCTATGCCACCATAGAACTGAAGAATGAAATTCCGGATCATTTTAAAAATAAAATGGAAGACTGGATGTTCGGATGTGATATCTGCCAGGATGTATGCCCGTGGAACCGGTTTTCTGCGCCTCATCAGCAGAACAGATTTGCTCCCAATGAAGCCTTGAAAAATTTCAAAAAAGAAGAATGGAAGGAAATTACCCAGGAAATATTCTCCGGAATCTTCAGAAAATCACCTGTGAAAAGGACCAAATTTGCCGGTCTCAAGCGAAATATTGAGTTCCTTGAAAAATATTCAGATAAAAATTAG
- a CDS encoding HD domain-containing protein — protein sequence MDLKKTFEQLSLSFTKDKNLISSCWQEIDVQYSEKGRHYHHLLHLENMIHELETVRDKISSFDEILFSVFYHDVIYDASSKSNEEKSAAYAVLRLEKLQLSQDKILKIQNQIIATKTHQKSDDHDTNYLLDADLSVLGKDLETYLDYSRKIRKEYSIYPDFLYKPGRKKVLKHFLELDGIFKTEEFKSLYETQAIENIKAELQML from the coding sequence ATGGATCTGAAAAAAACATTTGAACAGCTCTCTCTTTCTTTTACAAAAGATAAGAACCTTATCAGCTCTTGCTGGCAGGAAATTGATGTTCAGTATTCTGAAAAAGGCAGACATTATCATCATCTTCTTCATCTTGAAAATATGATTCATGAACTTGAAACTGTAAGAGACAAAATCTCCAGTTTTGATGAGATTCTGTTTTCTGTATTCTATCATGATGTTATTTATGATGCTTCTTCAAAGTCCAATGAAGAAAAAAGCGCAGCATATGCTGTACTAAGGCTTGAGAAATTACAACTTTCTCAGGATAAAATTTTAAAAATTCAAAATCAGATCATTGCTACAAAAACCCATCAGAAATCTGATGATCATGATACCAACTATCTTCTGGATGCTGATCTTTCTGTTTTGGGGAAAGATCTGGAAACTTATCTCGATTACAGCCGGAAAATCCGTAAAGAATATTCTATCTATCCTGATTTTCTCTATAAGCCCGGACGAAAAAAAGTGCTGAAACATTTTCTGGAACTTGACGGGATCTTTAAAACAGAAGAATTCAAAAGCCTATATGAAACTCAGGCTATAGAAAATATAAAAGCCGAACTTCAGATGCTTTAA
- a CDS encoding rhodanese-like domain-containing protein → MSLIEVIQSGNYELIDVREPMELEMDGNIEGAKNIPLGEVEDRKEEILSIEKPVILFCRSGNRSGKALEYLNGQGLKDGHNGGGWAELKAVLEANQGTF, encoded by the coding sequence ATGTCTTTAATAGAAGTAATACAATCAGGAAATTATGAACTAATTGATGTTCGTGAGCCAATGGAACTTGAAATGGACGGGAATATTGAGGGAGCGAAAAATATTCCTCTTGGTGAAGTAGAAGATAGAAAAGAAGAAATCTTATCCATTGAAAAACCGGTGATCTTATTCTGCAGAAGTGGTAACAGAAGCGGAAAAGCATTGGAATATCTTAACGGCCAAGGCCTGAAAGACGGTCATAACGGCGGAGGCTGGGCTGAGCTAAAAGCAGTATTGGAAGCAAATCAGGGAACTTTTTAA